The DNA sequence atttagaaacaacaacttaaattggaaccaattatatttcatgttgttcctgattatcagtcacgaaacagcaccggtattCCGCAGCCATActgtaaatataggtactacccgtatcccgcagccatacggtacctatagggcgccagaaaaggcatatattcgccttgaaagatattacagctggaccgatatctcgatcacctacgctgtaaccagtaaccattccaaatcttaaaacttttttttattagaaaggggtcataataatcgacacccttataaatttttattcccccaatcACTTGGGCAAGAATACTCGGGGCAAAGGACAAATCTGGCAAAGTTTGAGAAGAATTTGACAAAAATAACTGATACCGCGCTAGATGGCCATTTTTAGCCGAAGGGTTACGCATTTGGGATTGGTGTAATCAAAATACGCATTCGCCAGCCATGTAAGTcttattcattttttttaaaatttttatgatGGTTACGCACAAGTAGTGAGAGTATTCCCTTTACCATTTTTTTTAGTTTGGGAAGTTATGAAATACGCATGCACAGAGATGGTATTGTTGCAAAATAACCAAACCTTGCTTGGGTAATGTAAATACGCATTTGTGAGCTTtgtaatttatatttattttatgaaCAAAAAAATTAAGCTAGTTACGCATAAATAGTGGGAGTATTCCCTCTAcaatttctttattttattttttgaagTAATTACGCATAAGGGAATGGTGTAATATTGAATAATGTTGATTACGCATATTGAGGTGGAGTAATGTTGAATATTTGTTTTTTTGGTTCaactatttttttataaaattaacaaCAGTGAATGGAATATTCCGTATATGGGATACCCAACTATTAGTGGAGTATTTTATATAAGTTTCAGTGAAGTACTCAAAGGGTTAAAATTAATTACTTTTTTAGAAcggttttatttatttattttaatggttatttttatcaattttttaattataattagaatatatatatatataatattctgATATTTCTAAAAACCAAATATGGAAATAttgaaccctaaaatattaaaaaccATTAAATTAGGGCCTAAAATGTGAATTAGTATTTGATTACTAGGCTTTCGAGCCTAAAGGCCCTAAAGCCTAggttaaattagggtttagggcctttaggccctaaaccctaaagcctaaaccctaaatcgttgtacattttattaatttattttttaatatttctaaaaacCAAACAGGGAATTATTGAACCCTATAATATTAAAAAATGTAAAATTAGATCTAAAATTTGAATTAGTGTTTGGTTCCTAGGCTTTCGGGCCTAAAGTCCCTAAAGCCTAggttaaattagggtttaggttCTAGGGTTAGGGCCTAAaggccctaaaccctaaatcggtgtacattttattagtttattttttaatatttttaaaaaccaaaTAGGGAATTATTGAACCCTACaatattaaaaatgtaaaattAGATCTAAAATGTGAATTAGTATTTTGTTCCTAGGCTTTCGGGCCTAAAGGCCCTAAAGCCTAggttaaattagggtttaggttCTAGGGTCCCTAAACCTTAAATCATAAACCCTAAATCGGTGTacattttattaatttattttttaatatttctaaaaatcaACTAGGGAATTCttgaaccctaaaatattaaaaaaatgtaaaattAGGATCTAAAATGTGAATTAGTGTTTGGTTCCTAGGCTTTCGGGCCTATAGGCCCTAAAGCCTAGGTTAAATTAGGGTTTAGATTCTAGGGTTTAGGGCCGACTAAATCCTAAACCCTAAATCGGTGTATATTTCATTagtttattttttaatatttttaaaaatcaaatagggaattattgaaccctaaaatattaaaaaatgttAAATTATGGTACAAccctaaaaattaaaaaaaatgtaacATTAATTGGTGTACCCTTTGTCTTTTacaaaattaaatatttcaaaattttaatgGGAATTATTGAaacaataatatttattaataacaaAACATTATTTCatatttgaatatttttaaaacttacAGGACTACTATAttacttataaaatataaaatattttataaggaaatacgaaaaatataaaatattaataaaataattattaaagtAATAAGAAATATGCATGTCGGGATCGGGTATTGTTGGGCTGGGTAATCGAAATACGCATTTGGAAGCTATGTAATATTTATTtggtttttattttaaaattctaatGCTGGTTACGCATAAGAAGTAGGAGTATTCCCGCACATATAAAAATAGCAATACGCATATGCGAGTGTAGGAATGGTAACACacattttaaaaattttataattttattttttgaaCATATTACGCATATGGGGATGGTGTAATATGATATTATTAGTAAAGTTATATGAAATACGCATATACGGAAGGGGTCTTGTTGAAGAATACACAAGTATGGCTAGTATATTGTGGAAGATTACACAAATGTGGATGGAGTATCTTTACCAATGTACTTATAACATATATCTCAAAAAAAATTCAACCAGACACAACAACCCCTAATTCACTTCTTCTGCGCTCTATGAAATCGTTTCGGAGGACTCTCTCGCACTAGTGAGGGAACTATAATTTCAATTCTCATGTACAAGGTAAACACTGAAACTTAATTACTTCAAATGGCTTCACAATCACACTTTATCTATGGCTGGATATACTCTGATGGTAATATTGTAAATGATGCGGTGGAAGGTGTTAAATATGATAAAAAATGACCAGATTAGTGAAATTGGGTTTTAATTTGAAATATCAAGATCTGTTGAATTTGTTGTATACAAAGTTGTGGATAGATGTTACTGTGCATAAGCTGAATATATATCGAAGATTTTTAAATCCTACAACAAACAAGTTTAAACTGGCACCAATATATGATGATGATGATATTGAATTTATGTTTGAAGCTGCAGTGGATAGCGAAAGTCGAAAAACTTTTATTGAGCTTTATATAGAATAGGTAGAAATTGGTTTGGGACAAAGTTCGAATGAAATAGTTCAGATTTCGACAAGTCTTTATATAAGTACAAGCTCCCAAAGTTCAAAAAAGTTGAGAATTAGCGGAAGTGTTAGTGAAAGTACAGAATTTTCAAGTGCAAGTTCAAGTAGATCGTTGTACATGACTCGTGTGGATAGTGATGGAAACTCAAGAGGAAGTAGTGAATATCGAGATGAAGATATTTTGTTCTATAAATTGTTTGATGGAATGTCCATGTTTGCTTCATTTGATGAGCCGGTTATGCAAAAGGTTGGAAACATTCTTAATCCTATGGAGCTTGAAAAAGGATTGGTATTCGAATCAAAAGAGGAGTTGTTGAATGTAGTAAAAGATGTTCATATTGCAAATCATCTAGAGATGAAAGTTGTTAAATCTAATTCTGAGAGTTTAAAAGTGGAATGTAAGAGGAAAGAAACCGGTTGTGTATGGATGTTGATAGCTACAAAGAGAAGATCTCATAAGTGCTTTGAGATTATGGAGACTAAGGGGCCACACACATGTGTCAACCTTAACATGACACAAGACCATTGCAATTTAAGCTCTTCAAACATTGCACAAGTCATTGGTACCCAAATTGCTGCGGATCCTGGTGTCTCAGATAAGGTTTTAGAGGCTACTATTGTGAGCCAATTTGGTTATAGACCTTCAAGAAGGAAGATTAGACATGCAAGGGAGAAATTAGGAAAAAAATTGTTTAAGTCTTCTGAAGAATCCTACGAGTACCTTCCTTTCTTTATGAATGCACTACAATCATTCAATCATGGCACATATGTTGACTGGCATTTCAAGGAGCATGATCTAGGAGAGCTTATCGATGAGGTATAAACATACTTAGCATCTACATTATTGTCATTTTAAAGAATAAATTAGTTGCTCATTATTGACTCAACATATTGGCTTATTCTTATCTTGTAAAATGTTAATAGATAGTGAGATTCAAGCGGGTATTTTGGGCATTCAAGCCTTGCATTGATGCATTTGCACATTCCTTACCAGTTCTCCTTATAGATGGCACACATCTTTATGAAAAATGTTGTGGAGTCTTACTTACTGCTACAATAGTGGATGGATTCAACCACCTCATTCCAGTTGCCTTTGCAATTGTTGAAGCAGAAAATATAACAAGTTGGTTTATGGATAGAGTGAAGAAAAAGGTGGTTCTCCAACGTAGAGATGTTTGTGTGATTTCGGATAGGCACGCGGGGATAATATCCGCTATGAACAACCCGGATCTTGGGTGGCGTGAACCCCAAGCACATCATCGATATTATGCAAGACATCTAGCTGTGAACTTTGGTAAAGAGTTTAAGAGGAAATTGAAGGAGAGGGTTGTGCCATTGTGCAGCCAATTGACAGGTCCCAAGTTTACTTTGTATTGGAAATCATTGTTAGCTGTTAAACCTAGAGCAGAAGAGTGGTTTTCAGACAAACCATTAAAGCATTGGGCTTTGGCATTTGATGATGGTAGACGGTTTGGTATTATGACCACTAATTTTGCTGAGTGTTGGAATAATGCTATTAGAGCATCTAGAAGACTACCCATCACTGCATTGGTTAAATCTATATTTTATAAGGTGGTTGAGTATTTTGATCAACGTCGCTTGGAGATAGAAAAACAATCTATTGGTGGTAGTGACTTTACCAAACATGCGACTAAAATTCTTAACAAGTGGAAAGAGCATGCAAGTGGCCATCATGTGAAGGTATTTGATCATGACAATTGGGTGTTTGAAGTGAATACGATGAAACGTGGGCAGAAGGAAGGAAACCAACAGATTGTTCGCTTAATGGAACGCATATGCACTTGCAATAAATGGCAGACGTATCAAATTCCATGCTCCCATGTTCTAACTTATTGTGCTAATCAAAAGATGCAATACACAGGTTTAGTAAATGAATGGTATATGCTAGATAATGCAAGAAAGGTGTATGCAACTCCATTTCATCCATTGCACCACGAGGATCGATGGCCTCTATTGGATAGATTTCCTAAAGTGCTTCCCGATATTGATAACTTTGTAAATAAACTAGGTCAAAGAAAGTCAACACGATATAAGAATGAAATGGATTTCCATTCTGGAAAAAACAAAGAAACTTTGGGTGGTACTTCTTCAAGTGTTATAAAGCATTGTCATTGGTATGTATTTACTCGCGTTCATTACATGATATATGTTGGTAAGACAAACTAAATGAATCATTATTACCAGAATCAAATATTAATATGATAAGGTATATGTACTACAGTactatttattattatttttagttgGTAAGTGCCTGTATCTTACCTTAACTAGGTATGGCATAATATTTTCAGACAATTTACTGAGCAGTATGCAGGCAAGCTCGAAATGTAAAGCGCTTGGCTGATGTTTTTGGGAAATTGCATGGCTGGTTTAGGCTAATCTATCATTTTAATAATTTGCAACTTTAAGAATTTTGAGCAGTATCCAGGAAAGCTCGAAATGTAAAGCGCTTGGCTGATGTTTTTGGGAAATTGCATGGCTGGTTTAGGCTAATCTATCATTTTAATAATTTGTAACTTTAAGAATTTTAAACGCATATGATGAATAGTTTTTGGTTGTCTTAGCTTTTGTACCTGATAAGTATACATTTTCTAATATTTCCATGTCAAACTATTCATCATTTTTTTTGGAGAGGCCTTAATCTCAACCACCTTTGGTGGTTGCAGATTCATTTCTTTCTGGTGGTAGATTAATTACAAGTTGCGTGATGTAGTATTTGGTTATTTACTGGGAATGCAAGTACATAAATTCTATATAATCCAAAATAACCACCAATTAGAATACAATATTTCTAAAGTAACACCACAACCAAGTCATACAATGTACTTGCATAAATTCTATATAATCCAATATATAGTAGAGGTTTCATACGTAAATTCAAACTATTACATATGCCAATTCAATAAAATCCAGATCAACCAAAAAGTATTAAACTGGAATAATTTTGATAATGACTTCAAGATGCTAAACATTTGGTTCCAACCCACAACAAGTTACTTGTATTTCCACCTGCACAAAACACATGGTTATTAAAAAGCAATTAAAGGTGAATTTAGCATAGATAAATGATCCTAATTAATTTGCATTCTAAAGCAATAACAAAGAGACCAAATCATCAAAAAAATATCaaatataaatttttttatacGAGGTTTCGTTGGTAGCATAGTTGCACTTAAAGACACACAATTTATAGTTGGTACCATGATGAGAGCAGATCTCAATTTTATCAGTGTATAAATAAAAAAACCAATGACTAAAATAACACACAATTTATATCATTATGAACTGATGGCCATCAATTTCTAATTATGTCAAAATTATATAAATACCAATTCCGCGACTTAAAGACAAAACAAAAACACTTCAGAAATCCAAGAAGGTAAAAAAATAAAGGCAAGATAAGCTCACCACATCCGCCTTAATCATTAACAGCAGCAACATCGCCTAATTTAGCATAGGCATGTCATCCCAATttccaaaattatctatactaCTATATCAGGAATATTGACATGAAAATgtaaaaaataattgaataatcAAGTAAAGCAGCTTTCAAAATGGGACTATAATATACTAGATAATAAAAACATATCACATGCAAATGTAGTATAATTACTAGACTAAAGAAGATGAATCCAGGACCAACGTAGTGTTAGATCCACTTAGTAGATTAAATATTTAGGCTGATTGACAACATGAATTTAAACGATCTCATGAAGTGCAAGTTTTGACAAAAAAATGAATGTACTCACCGGAGCCTTTCATACTGCTTGCACCCGTCAGTTCTGAATTTTACACCTTTTTCATTGCGAGGGCGCAACTGCATATGATGTTGTACACCTACTTTCTGTTATGGTTCATGTAATTGTTGCTCTTCATTTGCTTGTTGATCCACTACCTCCATTGGCTGACCTTGTTTCTCCAGTGGATGCTCTTCAActccttggtcatcttttttcTCCATTGTCTGCTCCTGTTCCACTATTCACTCTTGTTGTTCTTGTAGATGCAGCTATTGTTCTTGTACTATCGGCTGTTGGGGTTGTACTAAATTCTGTTGGTGTCCTGGTCACTCTTGTTGACTCGCAAGTTCTTCAACTGGTGGCCACTGAAAGTCACTAGATGACAGTAATTGAAAAGTAGGGGGTGTAAAATCGATAGCTCTGCCCCTAGCCTCAAAATCTTCTGTATGTACAAATGTGTCTCCATTTACTTGTTGATGTTTCTCATTTGCCTGCTCTTGTTCCTTAACTGGCTCTGGCTGTGGTGGCCACTGAAAGTCACCAGATGACAGTAACTGAAAAGCAATCGGTGTAAAATCAAGACCGTTGTCCCTAGCCTTATGAGATATTGTATGAACAGACCTGTCGCCAACAAAAACATTACATTCCAATGGCATATTGGCAGAATGTGGTGTATCTGATATTCCAACCTCCTCTACCATTTGATTTCCACCATCATCGCCCAAATGCACACTTATGTCATCATCTACATTTTCAACACGACCATCATCCTTCTCTATTGCACGCCTTTTCGGAGCATTTAACCCACCAAGACCTCCTTTATGACCTGCCCTTTTCTTCTTTCCCCGAACCAGTTCTTCTTTAGCAAGTCTATCATCACATTGAAAGTCTTGATTAAGTCCACGACTATATTGGAATTCTAATAACCGTCTACCTTTAGCAGCAAGAGCATCTATAGTACTAAAATCTCCCGTTATATCACCCTTTGTTATCAATGATATACGGTCGAGTACATTAAACTATATAAAACAAAGAAAGACAACATTTAGAAAAGGAACAAGATCATAAACAATCGTTATATAAAAATGCTCAATTAATCTTACCACTTCTGATTGTGCAGCAATAATTTATGTATGGTAGGGACGGGTAATAGATGCATACATATAGCATATTCATTAGTCACCCCAATACCAACATTATCAAGGATATACACATGTTCATCTCTCTTGTCCCAATAGCTGATGGCCTCATGATGCTTGTCTCGCCAATTAACATCCGTCTTGCTTTTCAAATTTAACTTTTGCAGGTCTCTAGAATAAGCAACAGGAGGGGGCGGGACATCTTGGATTAACCCAAATTGCTGCACACACCGATCTGGTTGGTAGGGCTCCACAATATGGAAGCAAATCAGCGGCCCCTTATAAAACCAAATAACGTGATTTTCTATGTAATGCCTTGGTAATTTCTCAAGTATATCATCATAGGGCGTCCATATAAAGTGATTTGGCATAAGAACATCTAAAGCAAGTCGGTTTATGGACACCACATGTGAACTTACATCTGTAAAGGACTTGGGAACACACCACCTATGCAAGAAATTAACATGTCGAATTTAGTTACGAATGATTGTACATATAGAGTTAAATAAACACGAAAATTGTGCTAAATTACCTCAAACCAAATGGCCCTTCAAGATTAGCCCAAACATCTTGAACATCCAAAAATGGAACACGAAGAACCGGAGCCAAGGTAGGTAGCCTCGTCCATGCCCACAACTGTAATAACAAAACACAACCTGCCATCTctttgttgatggattagttgctgttggagcttctaagtaaagtacttcaggcacaaccaaggtctgaatatctatatcaacacttgtgcctgtattaacaggagatacggacttttgaacaggagacacagatggtgtgttggccttttcagtaacagcttcctgagatggagttgatggagaagcagtggctttagcagattctgcTTCTTgggagatcagagattcctaatctccttccttagctgctgcttcttcatcatctgaaactggccttttttccctctatttcttgtatctctttgtagatatggattccttgggagtttcaggaacagtcattcttctaagcctcttgagaagcctagatcccccaattccagaatccgtctgagaagtcactttctcagcttctttgacaacaggttctgatgtagaaacctgttcctcactgtcagattcatctctcaaaacaatcctccttctcttctgaggtgtttgaggaacagtctttgtcctcttaggcttggaagatgaaggcttcacaggaggttctgaggatgagggttgaactgtctgtgaagttgagagatatgatctaagatattgccttaatgtaggttgagtagtatgggtggtaggtgctgatggttgttgtggtgtgtgggaggttgttgttgggtggacatcaggataaacagatttataagtattaggatcaacatttactaagatctgttttatagactgaggaatctgtaaaggtctaaccactggtttcttagtgtcagcatgtaccaggtcattaaagtatcgttttgcaactttaaaaggtggagttgaggtaCTGGTTAGTTGAGGTttatcagtacaaaaagtatatataagttgacagaatctagcaaagtagacaacattcctatcctctgtcatcctatccccaataaaaccaat is a window from the Apium graveolens cultivar Ventura chromosome 1, ASM990537v1, whole genome shotgun sequence genome containing:
- the LOC141717536 gene encoding uncharacterized protein LOC141717536 is translated as MTRVDSDGNSRGSSEYRDEDILFYKLFDGMSMFASFDEPVMQKVGNILNPMELEKGLVFESKEELLNVVKDVHIANHLEMKVVKSNSESLKVECKRKETGCVWMLIATKRRSHKCFEIMETKGPHTCVNLNMTQDHCNLSSSNIAQVIGTQIAADPGVSDKVLEATIVSQFGYRPSRRKIRHAREKLGKKLFKSSEESYEYLPFFMNALQSFNHGTYVDWHFKEHDLGELIDEIVRFKRVFWAFKPCIDAFAHSLPVLLIDGTHLYEKCCGVLLTATIVDGFNHLIPVAFAIVEAENITSWFMDRVKKKVVLQRRDVCVISDRHAGIISAMNNPDLGWREPQAHHRYYARHLAVNFGKEFKRKLKERVVPLCSQLTGPKFTLYWKSLLAVKPRAEEWFSDKPLKHWALAFDDGRRFGIMTTNFAECWNNAIRASRRLPITALVKSIFYKVVEYFDQRRLEIEKQSIGGSDFTKHATKILNKWKEHASGHHVKVFDHDNWVFEVNTMKRGQKEGNQQIVRLMERICTCNKWQTYQIPCSHVLTYCANQKMQYTGLVNEWYMLDNARKVYATPFHPLHHEDRWPLLDRFPKVLPDIDNFVNKLGQRKSTRYKNEMDFHSGKNKETLGGTSSSVIKHCHWYGIIFSDNLLSSMQASSKCKALG